The sequence AAGTCAGATGAGACTATGCAGGTGAAGACCCCTGagtgccccctccccatccccaggctGACCCTGTGCTTTGCGGCGGCAAAGTCAGAGCCCCGAagcctgcctcagtctccccaccaGTGAAGGCTTCCGCCCCTCCCGCCGCAGCCCTGCAGCATGCAGCCCCCAGAGAGCAGTGTCCACTACAGCAGGTGGGATGACAGCAGTCCGGACCAAGTCAGCATGGCGGCCGTGTCCAGCACAGGGGAGCCCTCGTGCTGCCAGAGGTGAGGGGGCCTGGGGGGAGGAGCCCTTCTGGCCCCAGGAGGCTGGTCACCCCCTGTGTAGACACCTGCCTTGTCCCTGCTGCAGGCCTCATCTGCCCACGGTGCCCAGCCCTCTGCTGCAGCCGGGCTGACTGCCCAGGGCCCTCCTCCCAACCCTGCTGGCCGCCTGGCCTCGGGGCCACCTGTCCTGGGACCCACTTGCCCTGGGGATTGCCCTCCCCCTGACCCCCACAGTCCACTCGGGGGGGCCCTGCTGCGCCCTGACCTGGGGCTCACCTCCAGGTGGTTCTCCCCCTAGGATCTCCCGGAAGCTGTGTGGGGGCAAGCTGGGGGTCGCCATGAAGGTGCTGGGAGGAGTGGTCCTCTTCTGGGTCGTCTTCATCCTGGGCTACGTCACTGGCTACTACGTGCACAAGTGCAAATAAGGATGCCCGTGTGCGCACTCAGGGCTGGCTGCACACGCTTCAGGGAACAGGCTTGGAGGGATACCCTGTATACACGGACCCCCTGTATACACACACCCCATAATACAGACCCCGCCATATACAGTCTGTCACATAAAGACCCCCAAATATACAGATGCCCCATATAAACAGGCCCCGGTGACACAGACCCCCCCATATACACAGACCCCTCTCATATACATGGGCCCTAGAGGCAGGCAGTGCACAGGGACCTGCGCTGGCACCCAGGCTCATGAAGACACCAGGGGCACGGCTGTCACAGGCCCGACATGAGGGTGCACACACGCCCCCCCCAGCACACAAGTCCTTTAAAGGACGAGAGAGAAACCCTGGCACGTGCTGCCACCCAAAGCCACACGTGGCTGGGAGAGCTGGGACCAGCTTCGCAGGAGCTGCAGGACATACCCAGGCCAGGCCCTGAGGCCCAGAGCCCCTGGCCACAGCAGGTGGCCAATCTGTCCAAGGCCAGGGCCCGGCCCTTCCTTTGTCAAAGCTGGGATGAGGGGTGCCTTCTGCAGACACCCCAAGCCCACCTCCCTGACGGCCCCCAGGATGGGGTCCTTCCCACTGCTTGCCTCCCTGTGGGGCCTGTGCAGAGCTCTCAGGGCCTTTCTGACTCCCCGTTGTGCAAGGATGGCTCCAGCGAGGGCTGGgtcccccacccacccttccccTGGGGACTGAGACTAGCCCTGGAAGGTACTTCctgcacagagcagggacccTTGCCCCAGACCCACCGCTGGGTCTTCCTGAGCGAAGCAGCGCCGTGCATCCTGGGCTCCCACCTCACACCTCACGGGCTGGCGTGTTCCCCCGGGGCTGGCCACTGCCAGGGAGGACCCTGggctgcctctcctcccccaggcgCTGTCTGCAGGCCCCAGCCTGTGCACAAGGGCATCATTAAACGTCTGCTGGATGAACTTGGGCCCCGTGTGGCCCCGTGTGACTCTCCTAAGCCTATGGGATGGGCTTGTTCCTCCTGGGCAGGACCCCTGTCTGGCGCTCAGCTTTGGAATGTGCCCCCTCCTGGCTGGGCCTTCTGGTGAGGACAGGGGCAGGCCTGAGGTCCAAGATGTGGCTGGACTGTTCCCACTCTGGGGCCGGCCATGCCGGCCACCCCTGAGCCTTCAGTCCCTCTTCCTGGCTGCCTGTCCCGGCCTCCACGCTCTTAGCAGATGCTCCCCTGGGCCACACACTTGGCCCTCGCCTACCACAAAGTCTGCCTTGGGCCCTGCAGACCCTGGCCAGAAACACCCCTTTAGGAAAGTGCTCCTCACCCCAGGGTCAGGGGCGGGAGACATGGGCAGCCAGTGTCCTCGCCGGCACGGAGAAGGGAGGCCACGGGGCAAAACTGTCATCAGAGGCTGAGGCTACACTCACTCGCAGGCCGGGAGCCCTCCAAGTGCTCCTCACTGTGTCGGGTCAGGTACACGGAGGGACTTGGCTAGGGTGGGCTGGTGACAGACAACCCCCCATCCCACCCATCTTCAGGGAAAGCAGGCCCACCAGATGTCTGCCCGGGGCAGAGTCCTGCTGCCCACTGCCCCAAGGCCCCTGGCTGGGACCCCGAAGAGGTGGGCCAGGAGGGCCTGTCCTGGGCTGGGGTCTCCAAGCGATGGTGCTTCCTTGGGAACCCGCTGAGGGATGAGGGCAGAGTCTCTGGGCTACTGCCCGCCCCTGCGTAGGCCTGGGAGGGGAGCAGCTGGAGAGCCTCCCTGGAGCCCTGGCTGGGGGCTGTGAGCGTGGGACAGAGGCTGCCGTGGCCCAGCAGTTTGGCCGCATGGCCCCCGGTGGGCTCTGGTGGTCCAGGGCTGGGCCTCCCCAAGGCCTGGGGGGCTCTGGCCAGGAGCCCAGTGAGGGCacaggacagagggagaagggaaCATGACCTGGGAGTTTCTCCCACTGGTGTGGCACTCTCAGGCGACACCCATGTGTCCTCGCAAACGCTCCTCCCCACGCGGTCAGTGGTGGTGCAGCAGAAGGCAGAGGCTGACACGCGGGTCTGCCCCAGATTCCGCCAGCCGCACCCTGGGCCCACCCCCCGGCAGATGCGCAGCGTGTTCGGCCGGGCCCCCCTACCGCCCCTGTGGGGGAGGCTCATCGCCGGGCACTCAGGCTGCCCAGAGCCTCCACTGGAGCCGCCTCCACGAGTGACCCCAGGCCCCATCCAGACCCTGGTGCGGCCAGGGTGGCGGCAGTGGCTCCGACCCCACCACCCTGGGGCTGGACACTGGGACTGGACACCGTCACAACTCACAGGGTTGGGAGAAGATGGGACAGGACCCTGCCAAGTGGCCACCCGGCCTCTTCTCCCAGGAGGATCTGCGGGGACGGGCTGGGTGCCCAGGCTCCTCTGCAGGTGCCATCAGGTGGAGCGTCCCCTGTGCTGCAGGCAGGGGTGGGCGAGGACACGGGCTTCTGTGACCACAGTTAGGTGCCTCGAGTCCTGCTGGCAAGATCTGAGCAGGGGCAGCGGGCGCATGGGCAATACTGCCCAGACCctgccctcagtttccccacctgcaaaCCACCACTGGGCTAGAATGCATTTTTATGACACTGCCAGCAATGACCTCTGGAAACGGTGGTGGGAAAGGACCCACTGGGCAAGGAGCTGagatattattaaatgtttttattagcgAGTCAGATGGGCAAAGAAAAAGAACCTCCAAGCGGTTTCTGCTGTAAGTTAAATACGTCTCCGAAATCAAACACGTAAACGCTGCATCAGGAACGAGCATGGCAGGAAATGGCAGCTTTATCCCCATCAGTGAGGTGACATCTGTTGCAACAAGGCCGCTGAGCCCTCAGTCCCGGGGCGCCAGGAGGGCCTCTCACCCTCCCGTGCTGGGCCATGCAGAGAAAGGGCGACCCTCCGCACAGCCCAGAGTGACCCCCGGAGCCACTGTCTGTGGCCCCCAGGCCCCGAGCTCAGGCAGAGTCCTGGCCTGGGgacactgcctcagcctccggcaGGCAGACCCCTGTCCAGCTGCAGCATCGGCAGCCTTGACTGCCCAACAGAGTGTCAGGAAATGACAAGCCAGGGCCACCAACACGTGCAGACACGGCGTGGGTTTGGGGACAACACCACAGAGAGCAAAGCCGTCATCGGGCGCACCCGCTGCAGCCTGGCCCGGTGCGGAGCTCAGCAGCGCCCCCAGCGGGACTGACGGAAGGCCTGGCAGTGACCCTGCGACGGGTGGGGTCTCAAGGCGGCCCCACCTGTGTCTCACAGGCTCTGGACAAACCATCGCGCACTGTCAGTTTGCCCAGCGCCTGGGACCCCCGGCCTCTCTGGTCTGAGCTCTTGCAAATGCTCCAAAAAATCTCGGTCATTTCTACAGAACACAGAAATTATCCTTTTAGGTCAAAGACCACTGAACAGAGGACGAATGGTATCATTAACAAACAAGAGCGGGAGAGGCAGTTTCTCACGCGGCAGCCAGATCGGATCTAAGGCAGTGAGGCACTGAAGGCCACCTCCTCTGTGGCTGGCCGGGTCCTCAGGACCCAAGCGCACTCTGCCTCCAGGGAGGGTGTGGCGTGTGCTCCGGCACACACGCGAGACATGCAAAGACACAGGTGGTCTGTGACTGGAGACACGCAAAACTGGAAATGTCTAGAATATAAAATGCTGAAGAACCACTCCTTTGGCATGTGTACACTATGATTTTTGGCTTGAAAACCTACATGTCCTACGGGACTGCCACTGTCCCTCGGCTGGCTGACAACCGCTGACAGCTTACCAACCTGCACGCCCACCTAGAGGTGGGGCTCTGTCTGTCACTGGTGCTACCGTGCAAAGCAGTAAACTTCCCGACAGTCCCCACCTCCGTGCAGCCCCACGGCACCGGGTGAAGTCCTGCTACGGCCTTCAGACCTGAGGGCCGCCTGCCTGGAGGGTGGAAACGTCTCTGCCCCCGCGACAGCATTCCAACAGCAATTTTGAGAAAAGCAATTCTGCCAAGTCtaaagtcacattaaaaaaacCTGTTTCTGTAGAAAGATTATGATCACTGCAAGCTGGAAAACACAATGTCCTTGCACATTTCCAAGCTCCAGACTGGCACAATATGATTTAAAAAGATGCTACATCATAGAAAAAGGATTGTGCAGTTTAAGAACGTACACGGCAGTCAGCTTCCCAATTCGTGACCGGATAGTCAGACCAATTACAGTCGTGCGTCGCGTGATGCGGAAATGTTCTCAGAAACGTTCATGGTTCTGTGAACACCAGAgcgtgtacttatacaaacccgacggtatgtgtatttttatgatttttcacaTGGAAAACCGAATGCCCCAGCACCATTACTGACTATCGACCACATCCCTTGCTTGGTCTGCGGTGCCAGCGTCGAGGGCCACCCGTCGGGTTTGCATACACAGCACGCTCCATCGCCACCTACAGGCCACCCTCGGGCGGGTGGTCCATCGTGGACTGGCACATCGCTACGCGGCGCATGACTGTCCAGTGTCTTTCCTGCAGTAGAGTTATTTGTCGTGTGTCTACACGCAGAACAGTTTGAACAGTTAGTTCTGATATTTGGATAATTTCATGAAAAATGGTAAAATCAGTTTGGTACCATAATGACAACATAGCATCACTTACAGCAGAATCATCTGGAAAAACACAACAAAGAATACATACACCTTAAAGAACACGGAGGTGAAAACGATGATGGTGTCACCACGTAGAAACCTCTGTGAAACAGGCACGACACAGGGGGACCTGCTGGGCCGAGCGCGTCCTGGTCGTCAGCGGACGACGGTCACGTGGGGGGCGGCGGTGGCCAGGTCGGCCTTGGAGGGGTACACCACCCTCAGGCTGCCCTCCAGGTCCACCACCCGGACCTGCTCCACCACCAGCAGTGACTGCCCGTCCTTCCCCGCAGCTGGATTCGTTTTGGGATCCACAAGTTGTCCAGAAACTGCGTCAGCTTCGGTATCTGACAGTGAtccttcctctttattttctaaagtaaatttgttcatttctgccattttctgtaaaggaaaatatcttttttaaccTAGGGAGGAGAGGTCACCCAAGGAAGACGTGTGTAACCCAGTGCAACAAGCAGGCGGCGGCCCAGCCGTGCCGACCGGCGGGAAGACACGGAGCAGACGGCCGCGTgcccaggaggagaggaggggcttgCTCACCAGGATGAGGGCGTCCATGACATCTTTGCAGATCTGCAGACTCGTAGCACTTGTCACTTCCAGAAACAAATCAGAAGTTGttttcttaatcttaaaaaaaagagagatttcagaaaataaagttgTTGAAAGTAGACAACAGCAACTGCAACAtttattctgaagaaaaatctataaaacagtCTTGTAGAAGCCAAGAGTGTCCCTTTCCTGAAGAGAGATACAAACTGGGATGCCGTGCACCCGGCCACCCCCAGCTACCGCACAGCACAGACCACGAACGGTGAGCAGCGCTCTGAGGAGCCAGGGCTCGGCCTCCCCTGCAGTCTGCGCGTCCCACCACACTCAACAGGACTCGCCGAGGGAAGCGACGCTTGTGTTCGTCTGCCCGGAACAGCCCAGAAGACACAGCAGGCTCACCGCACCAACCCACCTTTGTCTTCTCGCTGTTTGTTATTGGTGGGAAAGAAATCACGTCGCCATCCGCATCCACAAGACAAGGATAGTTTTCTTTTCCATCCAGCAAGTGAAGATACCTGTgtggaaagaaatacaaattaaaggcGTAACTATAAACATACCTCATGGTTACACTGGACACATGAAAAGTTCTTTGGACACATTAAGTGTGCCATCAAGGGCACACGCTTAACATGCTTCAGAGAACAGTGTTCCGAAGCCCGAGTCTGTACAGAAGCAGCGACCAGGCCCGGACGAGCACCGTGTCTAAAGCAGCCCAGACCGACCTGTGCAGGCCCGAGACACTCTGCCTCCTCTTCTGCTTCCGCTGCTCCTCTGCCTCCAGCTGCAGCTGCCGCACCAGCTCCTTGGCCTTGGCTTCTCTCCGCCCCAAGGGGACGATCTATCGGGCACAAACCCACAGATTCCACTAGGACCACAACCACAGAACTGACCCGTCCTAACTCTAACCGTCTATTCATCTCTACGACAGGGAGGGGCTGACCACCTCACCCCACGTGACCACGTGACAAGAAGCCATATGCAGGCCGTGTCTTCAGAGGCCCAGTGGGGACCTCATGTCCAAACACTCCAATAGTTCTGAAGCtgagcttaaccctaaaccagcGGCTGAGGCACAGCTGTGTCTCCAAGGGTCTGTCCAATCTCAGGAGAGACAGGCTGGCAGGGGACCCTCCACCACCCAGGGACGCGGGTGCACTGTGCAGAATTCAACACCCAGGGACGGCACCACGACGCAGCAACTCATGCTAAAGTTAACCCCACAGTAGGGGTTTTGCAAGTGGGATATAAACCAAAACTTTTGGTTAAAAGTTAGTGCGCAAACGAAGGAGACCCCTTTCAAATTACCACTTGCTTTGCTGAATACTGTGAGTCACGCAATTGCTTTCAAAGCAACTGCAGACACGGCCTGTTGTACTATTTCGTTTCATGTCTTCGCAAGCAGCAGTGTCAGAGTTTACTTTAAAATGCTTGGCTCAGTCACCAGCATATGTGTCTCTGGAGAGACACTAAGGCAAGTGCTGTGGCACCTTGAGGTCCTGGGGGGGCCGGGCTCCGTACAGCAGGGGCCCTCTGACCGCATGGAGGTCGTGGGTTGCCATGGTAGCTGCTGTCCGCTTCTCACACAGATCTTCGTGGAGCTTGGtctaaaacacaaaagcaaagacaagCAAAGCTT is a genomic window of Eulemur rufifrons isolate Redbay chromosome 8, OSU_ERuf_1, whole genome shotgun sequence containing:
- the SMIM1 gene encoding small integral membrane protein 1, whose amino-acid sequence is MQPPESSVHYSRWDDSSPDQVSMAAVSSTGEPSCCQRISRKLCGGKLGVAMKVLGGVVLFWVVFILGYVTGYYVHKCK